Proteins found in one Terribacillus sp. DMT04 genomic segment:
- a CDS encoding ABC transporter permease/substrate-binding protein gives MNTFLEVFQQRSDSFWTALGEHLQISVIALLISIAIAVPLGLLLSRSKRLAEPIIAITAVLQTIPSLAILAFLIPLIGIGTRPAIVALIAYALLPILRNTYTGIAGVDPALKEAATGMGMNSFRRLRKVELPLAMPVIMAGIRTAMVMIVGTTTIAALIGAGGLGELILLGIDRGGDVNLILLGAIPAALLAILLDLVIRVFERTSRRFGFKSLLVLLIVAIIGVVTPFVVGKDNQADLVIGGKLGAEPSILINMYELLIEDQTDLQVELETNLGKTDFLFEALQSGSIDIYPEFTGTALVTFLGEQAETNDAQKVYQQAEAGMAERFDMAYLEPMLYNNTYTLAVKQSFAEENNLKTIGDLRRIDDDMTAGFTLEFSDRQDGYLGIQDIYGVEFGELKTLDPGIRQQAIEAGDVDVIDAYSTDSYIRDLNLVTLDDPENLFPPYQGAPLMRQETLDKYPELADILSQLAGKITDEQMTEMNYQVDFEDKKPKQVAKEFLEQKGLL, from the coding sequence ATGAATACATTTCTTGAAGTTTTCCAGCAGCGCAGTGATTCGTTTTGGACAGCTTTAGGTGAACACTTGCAAATATCAGTGATCGCCTTACTTATTAGTATTGCAATTGCGGTACCGCTCGGTTTGTTACTGAGCCGGTCGAAAAGATTAGCAGAACCGATTATTGCGATAACAGCTGTGTTGCAGACGATACCGAGCTTGGCTATTTTAGCTTTTCTCATTCCGCTAATCGGAATTGGAACACGCCCGGCCATTGTGGCGCTTATCGCCTATGCACTGCTTCCAATTTTGCGAAATACATATACAGGTATCGCCGGCGTAGACCCAGCACTAAAAGAAGCTGCAACAGGCATGGGAATGAACAGCTTCCGGCGTCTTCGCAAAGTGGAATTGCCGTTGGCGATGCCGGTCATTATGGCAGGTATTCGGACAGCGATGGTCATGATTGTTGGAACAACGACAATTGCTGCATTGATTGGCGCCGGCGGATTAGGGGAACTTATTCTGTTAGGAATTGACCGCGGCGGAGATGTAAACTTGATTTTGCTCGGTGCAATTCCGGCAGCTTTACTGGCTATTCTATTGGATCTGGTTATTCGGGTATTTGAACGTACCAGCAGACGATTTGGATTTAAATCACTGTTAGTGCTGTTAATCGTAGCGATTATCGGTGTTGTAACCCCATTTGTGGTTGGCAAGGATAATCAAGCTGATCTAGTAATCGGCGGTAAGCTGGGTGCCGAGCCTTCTATCTTAATCAATATGTATGAACTATTAATTGAGGATCAGACCGATCTACAAGTAGAATTAGAGACGAATCTTGGGAAAACAGATTTCCTTTTTGAAGCATTACAGAGCGGCAGTATTGACATTTATCCAGAATTTACTGGAACAGCGCTTGTGACCTTCCTAGGCGAACAAGCCGAGACGAATGATGCTCAAAAAGTATATCAGCAAGCAGAAGCGGGTATGGCAGAGCGCTTTGACATGGCGTATCTGGAGCCAATGCTATACAATAATACGTACACACTAGCCGTGAAACAATCTTTCGCAGAAGAAAATAATCTAAAAACGATTGGCGACCTTCGACGTATCGATGATGATATGACCGCTGGTTTTACTTTAGAATTTAGTGATCGCCAAGACGGTTACCTAGGCATTCAGGATATATATGGGGTGGAATTTGGTGAATTGAAGACGTTGGATCCTGGTATTCGTCAGCAAGCTATTGAGGCTGGCGATGTCGATGTGATTGATGCTTATTCAACAGACAGCTATATTCGGGATTTGAACCTCGTTACGCTGGATGATCCAGAGAATTTGTTCCCGCCATATCAAGGAGCACCGCTAATGCGTCAAGAAACACTTGATAAATATCCGGAGCTTGCGGACATATTGAGTCAGCTTGCAGGGAAAATAACAGATGAGCAAATGACAGAGATGAACTATCAAGTGGACTTTGAAGACAAGAAGCCAAAACAAGTAGCAAAAGAATTCTTAGAACAAAAAGGACTACTTTAA
- a CDS encoding CoA-binding protein, whose translation MIFQNPENSVIRDTLTKAKTIAVVGLSDSPTRTSYGVSQAMQQAGYRIIPVNPTITEVLGEKAYPSLADVPDQIDIINVFRRPEYLPDLAREASKTNARVFWAQQGVYDEEAAAYLKQEGFTVMMDLCIKVAHSVLVGPSNN comes from the coding sequence ATGATATTTCAAAATCCTGAAAATAGCGTAATTCGTGATACATTAACAAAAGCAAAGACAATTGCAGTGGTTGGATTATCCGATTCTCCCACGCGCACATCTTATGGTGTATCACAGGCGATGCAGCAGGCAGGATATCGTATTATTCCTGTCAACCCGACGATAACGGAAGTACTAGGTGAAAAAGCATATCCTTCCTTGGCTGATGTACCAGACCAAATCGACATCATCAATGTTTTTCGCCGGCCGGAATACTTACCGGACTTGGCAAGAGAAGCGAGTAAAACGAATGCACGCGTCTTTTGGGCGCAGCAAGGCGTTTATGACGAAGAAGCAGCTGCCTATTTAAAGCAAGAAGGATTTACAGTCATGATGGACCTTTGCATTAAAGTAGCACATAGTGTACTTGTCGGACCTTCCAATAATTAA
- a CDS encoding YdiU family protein, translating to MFLDKKLHASYATKLPEVFYSKVEPNPVSEPKLIKWNQSLAEQLGIEQEGILQALAGNSFPEASKPIAQAYAGHQFGNFTMLGDGRATLIGEWQNNAGEKLDIQLKGSGRTPYSRGGDGRAALGPMLREYIISEAMHGLGIPTTRSLAVVSTGDPVYRETALPGAVLTRLAKSHIRVGTFEYARRFCSETDLLSLADYSIERHYPELVEKSDRYLRFFQAVVDRQASLLAQWVSVGFIHGVMNTDNMTISGETIDYGPCAFLDEYDPKTVFSSIDVQGRYAYANQPPIAAWNLARFAETLLPLMDDVPEEAVKKAEAILKEYPSIYRKYWLDIMYRKLGIQEAAASDEALVEDLLKWMEQTGADYTNTFRALTIDDLATIQQDEDFLSWKKRWDKRTSAVHTETVRQTMKQANPNIIPRNHLVEEALDAAGNGDYTLFDSLLEAVSDPYNYTPSDPKYTANPPEPDEPFQTFCGT from the coding sequence ATGTTCTTAGACAAGAAATTGCACGCATCCTATGCAACCAAATTGCCGGAAGTTTTTTATTCGAAGGTGGAGCCAAACCCTGTAAGCGAACCGAAGCTAATCAAATGGAATCAATCACTAGCCGAACAGCTCGGTATCGAACAAGAAGGCATACTGCAGGCGTTGGCGGGTAATAGCTTCCCAGAAGCATCCAAGCCTATTGCACAAGCTTATGCCGGTCACCAATTTGGGAATTTCACCATGCTTGGTGATGGACGAGCCACACTTATAGGAGAATGGCAAAACAATGCAGGTGAGAAACTGGATATTCAGCTAAAAGGCTCAGGAAGAACTCCTTATTCACGAGGAGGAGATGGACGAGCAGCACTTGGACCAATGCTGCGTGAATATATAATCAGCGAAGCAATGCATGGACTAGGCATCCCAACAACGCGCAGTTTGGCTGTCGTTTCAACAGGTGATCCTGTCTATCGCGAAACGGCGCTGCCAGGAGCGGTATTGACTAGATTAGCCAAAAGTCATATTCGTGTAGGAACATTCGAATATGCACGCAGATTTTGTTCGGAAACGGACTTACTATCTTTGGCGGATTATAGCATCGAACGCCACTATCCTGAATTAGTTGAGAAATCAGACCGCTATCTTCGTTTCTTCCAAGCTGTTGTCGATCGTCAAGCTTCTTTACTAGCTCAATGGGTTAGTGTTGGATTTATTCATGGTGTGATGAATACCGACAATATGACGATTAGTGGAGAAACGATTGATTACGGGCCTTGTGCTTTTTTAGATGAATATGATCCGAAAACTGTTTTTAGTTCTATTGATGTGCAAGGGCGCTATGCATATGCGAATCAGCCGCCAATCGCTGCTTGGAACTTAGCTCGATTTGCGGAAACACTGCTGCCGCTCATGGATGATGTACCTGAGGAGGCGGTTAAGAAAGCGGAGGCTATCTTGAAGGAATATCCGAGTATTTACCGCAAGTACTGGCTGGATATAATGTATCGGAAACTTGGCATACAGGAAGCAGCAGCAAGTGATGAAGCGCTCGTTGAGGATCTACTGAAGTGGATGGAGCAGACTGGTGCGGATTATACGAACACTTTCCGCGCTTTGACCATTGATGATTTAGCAACGATTCAACAAGATGAAGATTTTCTTTCTTGGAAAAAACGGTGGGATAAACGCACAAGCGCTGTGCATACAGAAACAGTCAGACAAACGATGAAACAAGCGAATCCAAATATTATCCCGCGCAATCATTTGGTCGAAGAGGCATTGGATGCGGCAGGAAATGGCGATTATACATTATTTGATTCCTTATTGGAAGCTGTTTCCGACCCTTACAATTATACGCCATCAGATCCGAAATACACTGCAAATCCCCCTGAGCCAGACGAACCGTTTCAGACGTTTTGCGGTACATGA
- the parE gene encoding DNA topoisomerase IV subunit B: MVKQTSHYSDDSIQVLEGLEAVRKRPGMYIGSTDSRGLHHLVYEIVDNSVDEALAGYGEKINVIIHKDNSISVEDFGRGMPTGMHATGRPTPEVIFTVLHAGGKFGQGGYSTSGGLHGVGASVVNALSERLVVTIHRDGFSYTQRFENGGKPVTSLEKQGKTKKSGTSIHFKPDPSMFSTTTYNYETLTERLREAAFLLKGVAFHIQDERSGKEETYLYPDGLQSFVDYLNEEKDTLHPVVAFEGEQQAIEVFFAFQFNDGYTETMLSFVNNVRTKDGGTHEAGAKSGMTRVFNEYARRNNLLKEKDKNLEGTDIREGLTAIVSVRIPEELLQFEGQTKSKLGTSEARSAVDALVSEKLSYFLSENPDIAGMLVKKAIRAKEAREAARKAREDARSGKKKKRRDTLLSGKLTPAQSRNPQKNELYLVEGDSAGGSAKQGRDRKFQAVLPLRGKVINTEKAKLQDVMKNEEISTIIHTIGAGVGADFSFDDVQYDKVVIMTDADTDGAHIQILLLTFFYRYMKELIEKGKVYIALPPLYKVSKGKGKKEVIRYAWSDEEMRTIVQELKNGYTIQRYKGLGEMNADQLWETTMDPETRTLIRVTIEDFARAERRITTLMGDKVEPRRKWIESNVAFGMEEDGNILENDKLHN, from the coding sequence TTGGTTAAACAAACATCGCATTATTCAGATGACTCAATTCAAGTGCTGGAAGGACTTGAAGCGGTCAGAAAGCGACCGGGCATGTATATCGGTAGCACCGACAGCCGGGGCTTACATCATTTAGTTTATGAAATTGTCGACAACAGCGTGGATGAAGCGCTGGCAGGCTATGGAGAAAAAATTAATGTAATTATCCACAAAGATAACAGTATTTCGGTGGAGGATTTCGGACGGGGAATGCCTACTGGTATGCACGCTACCGGAAGACCGACACCTGAAGTTATATTCACTGTTTTGCATGCCGGCGGGAAATTCGGCCAAGGCGGCTACAGCACAAGCGGAGGGCTGCATGGGGTTGGTGCTTCCGTTGTGAACGCTTTGTCAGAACGGCTAGTCGTGACTATTCACCGTGATGGATTTAGTTACACGCAGCGCTTTGAAAATGGCGGAAAGCCTGTCACTTCACTTGAAAAGCAAGGAAAAACGAAAAAATCGGGAACAAGTATCCACTTCAAACCGGATCCGTCCATGTTCTCTACAACTACTTACAATTACGAAACGCTGACTGAGCGTCTTCGTGAAGCAGCCTTCTTGTTAAAGGGAGTAGCTTTCCATATTCAGGATGAGCGCAGCGGCAAAGAAGAAACGTACCTTTATCCGGACGGTCTGCAGTCATTCGTTGATTACTTGAACGAGGAAAAAGATACGCTCCATCCTGTTGTTGCTTTTGAAGGTGAACAGCAAGCGATTGAGGTATTCTTCGCCTTTCAGTTCAATGATGGCTATACAGAGACAATGCTAAGCTTTGTTAACAACGTTCGCACCAAGGATGGCGGAACCCATGAAGCAGGCGCCAAATCCGGTATGACGCGTGTATTTAATGAGTACGCACGCCGCAATAATTTGTTAAAAGAAAAAGATAAAAACCTCGAAGGAACAGATATTCGGGAAGGACTAACAGCAATTGTCAGCGTCCGTATTCCAGAAGAGCTGCTCCAGTTTGAAGGGCAAACGAAAAGTAAGCTCGGTACTTCCGAAGCACGTTCAGCAGTAGATGCTTTAGTTTCTGAAAAACTTTCTTACTTCTTATCTGAGAATCCGGATATTGCCGGGATGCTTGTGAAAAAGGCTATTCGCGCAAAAGAAGCCCGCGAAGCAGCTCGAAAAGCCCGGGAAGATGCCCGCAGCGGCAAAAAGAAAAAGCGCAGAGATACGCTTTTAAGCGGTAAGCTGACACCAGCTCAATCGCGTAATCCGCAGAAAAACGAACTGTACTTGGTAGAGGGTGATTCTGCCGGTGGTTCAGCGAAACAGGGCCGTGACCGTAAATTTCAGGCGGTTCTGCCTTTACGCGGAAAAGTTATCAATACAGAAAAAGCGAAGCTGCAGGATGTCATGAAAAACGAGGAAATCTCCACAATTATCCACACCATTGGTGCCGGAGTCGGAGCAGATTTCTCTTTTGATGATGTGCAATATGACAAAGTCGTCATCATGACAGATGCCGATACGGATGGAGCGCATATTCAAATCTTGCTGCTTACGTTCTTCTATCGCTATATGAAAGAATTGATTGAAAAAGGCAAAGTTTATATTGCGCTGCCGCCGCTGTATAAAGTTTCAAAAGGCAAAGGAAAAAAAGAAGTGATCCGTTATGCCTGGAGCGATGAGGAGATGCGCACCATCGTCCAGGAGCTAAAAAATGGCTATACAATTCAGCGCTACAAAGGACTCGGTGAGATGAATGCCGATCAGCTTTGGGAGACAACAATGGATCCTGAAACGCGCACACTCATTCGTGTAACAATCGAGGATTTTGCACGCGCTGAGCGCCGCATTACGACGTTGATGGGTGACAAAGTAGAGCCGCGCCGTAAATGGATCGAAAGTAATGTCGCTTTCGGTATGGAAGAAGACGGAAATATCCTCGAAAACGACAAGCTGCATAACTAA
- the parC gene encoding DNA topoisomerase IV subunit A, whose protein sequence is MEKYLDLPLEEVIGDRFGRYSKYIIQDRALPDARDGLKPVQRRILYAMYDERNTHDKPFRKSAKTVGTVIGNFHPHGDSSVYEAMVRLSQTWKVRNVLVEMHGNNGSVDGDPPAAMRYTEARLSSIASELLRDIDKNTVEFVPNFDDTNAEPTVLPAKFPNLLVNGSTGISAGYATEIPPHQLGEVIDAVIMRMDKPTVTVDELMTVMKGPDFPTGGIIQGVEGIKKAYETGKGKIIVRGKTSMEDIKGGKQQIVIDEIPYEVNKANLVKRMDELRLDRKVEGVAEVRDETDRTGMRIVVELKKEADAQGILHYLYKNTDLQISYNFNMVAIKDKTPQLLGLTQLLDAYIEHQKEVVTRQSQYNLQKAKDRKHIVEGLIKAISILDELIATIRASKDKADAKRRIEEAYGFTEAQAEAIVNLQLYRLTNTDITALQKESDELDEQIQKLEDILKNEKVLHKVIKQDLRAIKKNFHTDRRTQIENEIEELKINLEVMVASEEVLVTVTYDGYIKRTSLRSYQASNGDGLAIKEEDHLVGLQEINTTDKLLVFTNKGKFSYLPVHELPDIRWKDQGQHLANIVSMEKDEKVIASIPVRDFKNGGYLVFFTRNGLVKRSELQLYEASRANKSLTAINLKNDDEVCHVALTDGQKQLFMATNTGYGLWFTEEEVSPIGIRAAGVKGMQLKEGEHIVGAQTFDLQHAPSIAIITHRGAAKRMKLKEFEPTGRAKRGVVMLRELKKSPHRIVGLYVVEQEMTIHMETKDKENHLLEPMKLNANDRYSNGSYVLDTDKHGEVIDTYPEAVYDIAFPQEE, encoded by the coding sequence TTGGAAAAATATTTGGATCTGCCATTGGAGGAAGTCATCGGAGACCGATTCGGCAGATACAGTAAATATATTATTCAAGACCGCGCGCTGCCGGATGCCAGAGATGGTTTAAAGCCGGTACAGCGCCGGATTTTATATGCAATGTACGATGAGCGGAATACACATGATAAGCCGTTCCGGAAGTCTGCTAAAACCGTCGGTACGGTAATCGGTAACTTCCACCCGCACGGTGATAGTTCCGTGTATGAAGCAATGGTTCGGCTCAGTCAAACATGGAAAGTTCGTAATGTGCTGGTAGAAATGCACGGCAATAATGGTAGTGTCGATGGCGATCCGCCAGCTGCGATGCGTTATACCGAAGCAAGGCTTTCCAGCATTGCTTCGGAATTATTGCGTGATATCGATAAAAATACGGTCGAATTTGTCCCGAACTTTGACGATACAAACGCAGAGCCAACGGTACTTCCAGCGAAGTTCCCGAATCTGCTTGTGAACGGATCTACTGGTATATCAGCAGGATATGCAACGGAAATTCCGCCGCACCAGCTAGGTGAGGTCATCGATGCAGTTATTATGCGAATGGACAAGCCAACTGTCACTGTAGACGAATTGATGACCGTCATGAAGGGACCAGATTTCCCGACAGGCGGGATCATCCAAGGTGTCGAGGGCATTAAGAAGGCGTATGAGACTGGTAAGGGTAAGATCATTGTTCGCGGAAAAACAAGCATGGAAGATATTAAGGGCGGCAAACAGCAAATCGTTATTGATGAGATTCCTTATGAAGTAAATAAAGCGAATCTTGTCAAACGGATGGATGAGCTGCGGCTGGACCGAAAAGTCGAAGGTGTCGCTGAAGTAAGAGACGAAACCGACCGTACTGGTATGCGTATCGTCGTGGAGCTGAAAAAAGAAGCAGATGCACAAGGTATTTTGCATTATTTATATAAAAATACAGATCTGCAAATCTCTTACAATTTCAACATGGTGGCCATCAAAGATAAAACGCCGCAGCTGCTTGGTTTAACACAGCTGCTGGATGCGTATATCGAGCATCAGAAAGAGGTTGTAACAAGACAGTCACAATACAATTTGCAAAAAGCGAAAGACCGCAAACACATCGTCGAAGGTTTAATCAAAGCTATCTCGATTCTTGACGAGCTTATTGCGACCATTCGGGCGTCTAAAGATAAAGCAGATGCCAAGCGTCGAATTGAAGAAGCTTACGGCTTTACTGAAGCACAAGCCGAAGCTATCGTAAACTTGCAGCTGTATCGTTTGACGAATACAGATATTACGGCCTTACAGAAGGAATCTGACGAGCTGGATGAACAAATTCAAAAGCTTGAAGATATCTTGAAAAACGAAAAGGTTTTGCATAAAGTTATCAAGCAGGATCTTCGTGCGATTAAAAAGAACTTCCATACCGATCGTCGTACACAGATCGAAAATGAAATCGAAGAACTGAAAATCAATCTTGAAGTTATGGTTGCATCAGAGGAAGTACTCGTAACGGTAACATATGATGGATACATTAAACGGACAAGCCTGCGTTCCTACCAAGCCTCAAATGGCGATGGTTTGGCCATTAAGGAAGAAGATCATCTTGTTGGCTTGCAAGAGATAAATACAACGGACAAACTGCTCGTGTTTACGAATAAAGGGAAATTCAGTTATTTGCCGGTGCATGAACTGCCGGACATTCGCTGGAAAGACCAAGGACAGCATCTGGCCAATATCGTCAGTATGGAAAAAGACGAAAAAGTAATTGCCAGCATACCAGTCCGTGATTTTAAAAATGGCGGCTATCTTGTATTCTTCACAAGAAATGGGCTTGTAAAGCGAAGCGAGTTGCAGCTGTACGAAGCATCACGAGCGAATAAGTCACTCACTGCTATCAATTTGAAAAATGACGATGAAGTATGTCATGTTGCATTAACAGATGGACAAAAGCAGCTATTTATGGCTACGAATACGGGCTATGGCCTATGGTTTACTGAAGAAGAAGTCAGTCCGATTGGTATACGTGCAGCTGGCGTAAAAGGCATGCAGCTGAAAGAAGGCGAGCACATCGTAGGTGCACAGACATTTGATTTGCAACATGCACCAAGTATTGCGATTATAACGCATCGAGGCGCAGCAAAACGGATGAAACTGAAAGAATTTGAACCAACCGGCAGAGCAAAACGTGGTGTTGTAATGCTTCGTGAATTAAAGAAAAGTCCACATCGCATAGTCGGACTTTATGTAGTAGAACAAGAAATGACGATTCATATGGAAACAAAAGATAAAGAAAATCATCTGCTGGAGCCAATGAAGCTGAATGCCAATGACCGGTACAGCAATGGCTCTTACGTTTTAGATACAGATAAGCACGGAGAAGTGATTGACACATATCCGGAAGCAGTCTACGATATTGCTTTTCCACAAGAAGAGTAA
- a CDS encoding flavin reductase family protein yields the protein MDNRTFRDAMGKFATGITIVSTEAAGEMKGMTVNAFMSVSLEPHLIAVSIDEKATLYNVLQVNDTFGVSVLAEEQKEVSMVFAKQIAQDKPLPITKLKDVPVVEGALVTLACKVVEKVKAGDHVILIGEVEDLVQRDGDPVLYYGGSYREIKAT from the coding sequence ATGGATAATAGAACATTTCGAGATGCAATGGGGAAATTTGCGACAGGTATTACAATTGTATCAACAGAAGCAGCTGGAGAAATGAAAGGCATGACAGTGAACGCTTTTATGTCTGTGTCATTGGAGCCGCATTTAATTGCTGTGTCAATCGATGAGAAGGCTACATTATATAATGTTCTGCAGGTAAATGACACATTCGGAGTCAGTGTTTTAGCAGAAGAGCAAAAAGAAGTGAGCATGGTGTTCGCCAAACAGATTGCACAAGATAAGCCGCTGCCGATTACAAAACTGAAAGATGTTCCTGTTGTGGAAGGTGCACTCGTTACACTTGCTTGCAAAGTTGTAGAAAAGGTAAAAGCTGGAGATCATGTCATATTGATTGGCGAAGTTGAAGACTTAGTACAGCGTGATGGTGACCCCGTCCTGTATTACGGAGGAAGCTACCGAGAGATCAAAGCGACATAA
- a CDS encoding response regulator transcription factor, whose product MEQTTILVVEDEKKMARLLQLELEHEGFTVDVKYDGLDALEAFYGNSYQLILLDVMLPSLSGMELLRRIRKNDAHVPVMLLTARDAVPDKVSGFDLGATDYMTKPFEIEELLARIRAHLRHTSTAAEQAPVLQVGDLTLDEKTRTVMRGKHEVELTPREYDLLLFLMKHEKQVLTRDQLLERVWGFQYAGDTNVVDVYIRYLRKKVDANTNRRLIKTVRGVGYTIKDEEK is encoded by the coding sequence ATGGAGCAGACAACAATTTTGGTTGTGGAAGATGAAAAGAAAATGGCGCGTTTGCTGCAGCTGGAGCTCGAACATGAAGGGTTCACAGTTGATGTGAAATACGATGGCTTGGATGCATTGGAAGCATTTTATGGAAACAGTTATCAACTTATTCTGCTGGATGTGATGCTGCCATCGTTAAGTGGCATGGAGCTGCTGCGCCGCATTCGTAAGAACGATGCGCATGTACCAGTTATGCTGCTGACGGCAAGAGACGCTGTTCCTGATAAAGTCAGTGGTTTTGATTTAGGTGCAACCGACTATATGACAAAGCCATTCGAAATTGAAGAGCTGCTGGCACGCATTCGTGCACATCTTCGCCATACGAGCACAGCTGCTGAGCAAGCGCCAGTATTGCAAGTAGGGGATTTGACGTTAGACGAAAAGACGCGAACAGTAATGCGCGGTAAACATGAAGTAGAGCTCACACCGCGTGAATATGATTTGCTGTTATTTTTGATGAAGCATGAAAAGCAAGTTCTAACAAGAGATCAGCTGCTGGAACGTGTGTGGGGTTTTCAATACGCCGGAGATACAAATGTCGTGGACGTTTATATTCGCTATCTTCGGAAAAAAGTGGATGCCAATACGAATCGCAGGCTAATCAAAACTGTCAGAGGCGTGGGTTATACAATAAAGGATGAAGAGAAGTGA
- a CDS encoding cell wall metabolism sensor histidine kinase WalK: MKLRTRIQLYIIVTLVILLLIVNASIYFLFRQVSLHNSIERLHDQGRALAETAATVDWKDTARTSLFQADLPAEGMVRFIGPNGQSEGVITRAEKYRELPFTFSSQEKDHTYYHEGSWYAEVEIPVIRNNDIYTMQVAEELVSLNQTLQVLKYSLTLAGLIILIPCIFGGRLLGSFLLRPILALTSTMQAIRNSGKWERMKIDNRRHDELQALSDTFNEMVNQLEANFSKQQQFVSDASHELKTPISIIKSYSKLLDRWGADDPAVQQEAVQAIHSETERMQALVDQLLILAKDDPALLEKETVNLSELARTCSLAMETAHQREITVHAEQAVTVLGDANMLKQVIYILLSNSIKYSDQHIEVSVTSTQDEALLSVTDFGEGLDKKDQQLIFDRFYRVDKARTRSKGGSGLGLAIAKQLVELHEGKIKVDSTPGVGSVFTIVLSR; the protein is encoded by the coding sequence GTGAAGCTGCGCACAAGGATCCAATTATACATAATTGTGACCCTCGTTATTTTATTGCTGATCGTAAATGCATCTATTTATTTCTTGTTTCGGCAGGTGAGTTTACATAACAGCATAGAGCGACTTCATGATCAAGGGCGCGCACTGGCAGAAACAGCAGCTACCGTTGATTGGAAGGATACGGCGCGAACAAGTTTGTTCCAAGCTGATTTGCCAGCAGAGGGAATGGTTCGCTTTATTGGCCCGAATGGCCAGAGCGAGGGTGTCATTACCAGAGCCGAGAAATATCGAGAGCTTCCTTTTACATTTTCAAGTCAAGAAAAAGATCATACATACTACCATGAGGGAAGCTGGTATGCCGAGGTAGAGATTCCAGTTATCCGCAATAATGACATTTATACGATGCAAGTTGCTGAAGAGCTGGTCAGTCTGAACCAGACACTTCAAGTGCTGAAATACAGTCTGACGCTTGCAGGACTGATTATCCTGATTCCTTGTATTTTTGGCGGCAGATTGCTAGGGAGCTTTCTACTCCGACCAATTCTTGCATTAACTTCAACAATGCAAGCTATACGCAATAGCGGTAAATGGGAACGAATGAAAATCGATAATAGAAGGCATGACGAATTACAGGCTCTTAGTGATACGTTCAATGAGATGGTCAACCAGCTGGAAGCCAACTTCTCTAAGCAGCAGCAGTTCGTCTCCGATGCATCTCATGAGCTTAAAACGCCGATTAGCATTATCAAAAGTTACAGCAAGCTGCTTGATCGCTGGGGAGCCGATGATCCTGCTGTTCAGCAGGAAGCAGTACAAGCCATTCATAGTGAGACAGAACGCATGCAGGCATTGGTCGACCAGTTGCTTATCTTGGCAAAAGATGACCCAGCTTTACTGGAAAAAGAAACTGTCAATCTGTCTGAGCTAGCTAGAACTTGTTCCCTAGCAATGGAAACAGCGCATCAGCGTGAGATTACCGTGCATGCAGAGCAAGCTGTCACGGTATTGGGTGATGCGAACATGCTTAAGCAAGTTATCTATATCTTGCTGAGCAACAGCATTAAATATAGTGACCAGCACATTGAAGTCTCTGTTACATCAACGCAAGATGAAGCGCTTCTTTCTGTGACAGACTTTGGAGAGGGTCTAGATAAAAAGGATCAGCAGCTTATATTTGACCGTTTTTACCGAGTAGACAAAGCGCGTACACGATCTAAAGGCGGAAGTGGACTTGGCCTCGCGATTGCCAAGCAGCTAGTCGAGCTGCATGAGGGGAAAATCAAAGTCGATAGTACTCCAGGTGTAGGCTCTGTTTTTACTATTGTCCTGTCACGCTGA